Proteins co-encoded in one Plasmodium sp. gorilla clade G2 genome assembly, chromosome: 9 genomic window:
- a CDS encoding proline--tRNA ligase, putative translates to MLIKIIILISLFHHVTLSLKLVHLKKKRANDFFVNNNILKRNVIKKKYRILCNIKKSYIGSNYIFNRVFNDNIKANGDKSSELLQRANYIRDVNGIYNILPLGLRVINKIIDFINKHLEKINSHCLSLSILQAKKLWNISDRAKLYSDEFLYVYKQKQPKNEKNSEECLKKKIEDDGYILSPTCEESSLSLLNQVYNENITTKCLPLLIHQYNYKFRNEKRFEKSLFKSKEFLMKDGYSFHTNEKCLNETYEKYKECYKNIFEELKLSFNIIKKRKKDKMNALESHEFQVLCKDGKYKEAAHIFKLGDYYSNKLDIKYLDKKNEKKNILMGSYGIGIYRLLYFLIENFYDEDGIKLPEQVAPFSVYLIQTNQKSKYSANKISKILNIYKDSMKKKANISQQNDEQYNQGDSKCGNDTFKGDTINNEDNIYNNDNIYNDDNIYNDDNIYNDDNIYNNDNIYNNNNIYNNNNIYNNDNNVETNNTFTYNPLTSNDIEYILTLWLFNTFKNKNVDVYYDDTDLHLSRKLKHCDLIGVPNRIIINLNNLDKKVKVPPNFYTYLDNTDNILLNKLYLTFQNITIEYKHRFSQEKKIMTIRELFKYFKFV, encoded by the coding sequence atgttaattaaaattatcattttaataaGTTTGTTTCATCATGTAACATTATCATTGAAATTggttcatttaaaaaaaaagagagcaaatgatttttttgtaaataataacattttaaaaagaaatgtgataaaaaagaaatatagaattttatgtaatataaaaaaatcttatattggatcaaattatatatttaatagagTATTTAATGACAATATAAAAGCAAATGGAGATAAATCTAGCGAACTTTTACAACGAGCTAATTATATAAGAGATGTTAATgggatatataatatattaccatTAGGTCTTCgtgtaataaataaaataattgattttataaataaacatttaGAAAAGATTAATTCTCATTGTCTGAGCTTAAGTATACTTCAAGCCAAAAAATTATGGAATATATCTGACAGAGCCAAATTATATAGTGatgaatttttatatgtatataaacaGAAACAACCAAAAAATGAGAAGAACTCAGAagaatgtttaaaaaaaaaaatagaagatGATGGATATATTTTAAGTCCGACATGTGAAGAATCTTCCTTATCTTTATTAAATCAagtatataatgaaaatattactaCTAAATGCTTACCATTATTAATTcatcaatataattataaatttagaaatgaaaaaagattCGAAAAAAGTTTATTTAAAAGTAAAGAATTTTTAATGAAAGATGGATATTCTTTCCATACTAATGAAAAATGTTTAAATGaaacatatgaaaaatataaagaatgttataaaaatatttttgaagaattaaaattatcttttaatataattaaaaaacgaaaaaaagataaaatgaaCGCTTTAGAAAGTCATGAATTTCAAGTACTATGTAAAGatggaaaatataaagaagcagctcatatttttaaattaggAGATTATTATTCTAACAAattagatataaaatatttagacaaaaaaaatgaaaaaaaaaatatacttatGGGTTCTTATGGAATAGGTATATAtcgtttattatattttttgatagaAAACTTTTATGATGAAGACGGAATTAAATTACCTGAACAAGTAGCACCCTTTTCAGTCTACTTAATACAAACAAATCAAAAAAGTAAATACTCAGCAAACAAAATTTCTaaaatattgaatatatataaagatagtatgaaaaaaaaagcaaataTTTCACAACAAAATGATGAACAATATAATCAAGGGGATAGCAAATGTGGAAATGACACATTTAAAGGTGatacaataaataatgaagataatatatataataatgataatatatataatgatgataatatatataatgatgataatatatataatgatgataacatatataataatgataatatatataataataataatatatataataataataatatatataataatgataacaatGTTGAAACAAATAATACTTTCACATATAACCCTTTAACTAGCAAcgatatagaatatatattaactcTATGGCTTTTTAATAcattcaaaaataaaaatgtagatGTTTATTATGATGACACAGATTTACATTTGTCAAGAAAACTAAAACATTGTGATTTGATAGGAGTACCTAacagaattattattaatttaaataatctggataaaaaagtaaaagtACCTCCAAACTTTTACACTTATTTAGATAATactgataatattttattaaataagttATATTTAACTTTTCAAAATATTACCATAGAATATAAACATCGTTTTtcacaagaaaaaaaaatcatgaCAATACgtgaattatttaaatattttaaatttgtatga
- a CDS encoding rRNA processing and telomere maintaining methyltransferase, putative, with translation MTDINNKYSKLKVKKNKNKNKKKNNKKKNNKKNDKKNTVLVSPNEKLKKEKRKENHKNINQKDIYNSNNNEHINEQNNKHIHLNNKKNKNKKKKNVQLINEKWINKKKKKKKKNKSNNIYHNNNLNQDEDEKKKKNVFPYVSVLGQNVVNKNIHIHRTNDDHKYDYTDLQNNKQKYKKKKKIEKNPEDIVNSSLFRYINEYMYTNNSSVVENKLNQTKNIFNIYHQGYKNQKNKWPHNPVSVIIKHLKKNFNMNNKIADLGCGEAEIARTLDGWDIISFDLIQYNDYITPCNITQLPLNNNSYDCFVLSLSLMNTDWPKIIFESVRCLKKGASLIIAEVVSRFTNYKAFIKFMNNVGFKLSNKINLDDFFYVFFFEKNQDVDISSSTNEKRIKKVSSLLTPCIYKRR, from the exons atgactgatattaataataaatattccaAATTAaaagtgaaaaaaaataaaaacaaaaacaaaaagaagaataacaaaaagaagaataacaaaaagaatgataaaaaaaatactgtTCTTGTAAGTCCTAATGAGAAACTCAAGAaagagaaaagaaaagaaaaccacaagaatataaatcaaaaggatatatacaatagtaataataatgaacatataaatgaacaaaataataaacatatacatctaaacaataagaaaaataaaaataaaaagaaaaaaaatgtacagttaataaatgaaaaatggataaataaaaaaaaaaaaaaaaaaaaaaaaaataaaagtaataatatatatcataataataatctgaatcaagatgaagatgaaaaaaaaaaaaagaacgtATTTCCTTATGTGAGTGTATTAGGACAAAAtgttgtaaataaaaatatccaTATACATCGAACAAATGATGATCATAAATATGATTATACCgatttacaaaataataaacaaaaatataaaaagaaaaaaaaaattgaaaaaaaccCAGAAGATATAGttaattcttctttatttagatatatcaatgaatatatgtatacaaataataGTTCAGTtgtagaaaataaattaaatcaaactaaaaatatttttaatatatatcatcaaggatataaaaaccaaaaaaacAAATGGCCACATAATCCTGTATCAGTTATAATTAaacatttgaaaaaaaattttaacatgaataataaaattgcTGATTTAGGATGTGGAGAAGCAGAAATAGCAAGAACATTAGATGGATGGGATATAATTTCATTTGATTTAATTCaatataatgattatattaCTCCTTGTAATATAACTCAATTgcctttaaataataattcatatgattgttttgttttatcaCTATCTCTTATGAATACAGATTGGCCAAAAATTATATTCGAATCAGTTCGTTGTCTCAAAAAAGG agCATCTTTAATAATAGCTGAAGTAGTCAGTCGATTTACAAATTATAAAGCtttcataaaatttatgAACAACGTTGGATTTAAACTATCAAACaag ATAAATCTGGATGACTTTTTTtacgtatttttttttgagaagAATCAAGACGTAGATATTTCATCAAGCACAAAcgaaaaaagaattaaaaaggTTTCTTCCTTATTGACCccttgtatatataaaaggagATAA
- a CDS encoding alpha-tubulin N-acetyltransferase,putative: MEIFNHIDIKKFTREDLLYLKNNNYVLFNMFQKQVDEIACLSSKEQKLYGSLTSINNIINENYTIYCLLHKDGLIGFIKIGQKNLYLYDKIKLHYGKCTCVLDFYILEKFQKRGLGIKIFNFMLKDNDISPFCLCYDNPSYKLQNFLKKYFSPCVLIKQPNHFVIFSNYFKNVSRRKLYEREFLINMRIK, translated from the exons ATGGAAATATTTAACCACATTGATATAAAGAAATTTACAAGAGAAGATTTACTTTACCTCAAGAACAACAATTATGTcttat tTAATATGTTTCAAAAGCAAGTTGACGAAATAGCTTGCTTGTCCAGTAAG GAACAAAAATTGTATGGATCCTTAACgtctattaataatataataaatgaaaattatacaatatat tgCTTACTACACAAGGACGGTTTAATAGGATTCATAAAA ATAGGTCAGAAgaatctttatttatatgataaaatcaAATTACATTATGGAAAGTGTACATGTGTGTTag atttttatatattggaGAAATTTCAAAAAAGAGGCTTGGGAATA aaaatttttaatttcatgtTAAAAGACAACGACATTTCTCCTTTTTGTTTATG TTATGATAATCCTTCTTATAAACTGCAAAACTTTttgaagaaatatttttctccATGTGTTTTAATTAAACAg CCCAAtcattttgttattttttcaaattattttaagAATGTATCcagaagaaaattatatgagAGAGAATTTCTAATTAATATGcgtattaaataa
- a CDS encoding protein phosphatase-beta encodes MKNCELSKRDLIFNNVINTKNNLKRLNKNVKGDLTYAEKKTKDTFLSIEQDKDKDSELDCGQSEKKYKISNEEQINNTCSNFNKEDNYNIYDNLSVKELSDEEVSSENEYNKKIKKNVLNNTINNQNSIEQYTKESLNDEQSYKNINEENNINSCKISYNVDEWICKLLKCELLKIEEVKLMCDLLIDILKNEENCVRINVPVTVAGDIHGQFFDLLELFHIGGLPPDVNYLFLGDYVDRGYYSCECFCLVACFKIKYPSRVTLLRGNHESRQITKVYGFYDECIRKYNNNNIVWKYLTDVFDYLPLTAIINDEIFCDHGGISPCLQTIDDINKLDRFKEIPQDGAICDLLWSDPAGPEDEITEGWKPSPRGAGVLFSEEKTEAFLRMNKLSCICRAHQLVQDGFQWMHNDKVVTIFSAPNYCYRCGNFASLMLVDEFMEKDFITFNTAPLRANAQALRRNVQYML; translated from the exons ATGAAAAATTGTGAATTATCAAAACgagatttaatttttaataatgtaataaatacaaagaataatttaaaacGTCTAAATAAAAACGTAAAAGGAGATCTTACATATGCtgagaaaaaaacaaaagataCTTTTTTAAGTATTGAACAAGATAAAGATAAAGATAGTGAACTAGATTGTGGACaatcagaaaaaaaatacaaaatatcaaatgaagaacaaataaataatacatgctcaaattttaataaagaagataattataatatatatgataatttatcTGTTAAAGAATTAAGCGATGAAGAAGTAAGCTcagaaaatgaatataataaaaagataaaaaaaaatgttttaaacaatacaataaataatcaaaattcAATAGAACAATATACTAAAGAGTCCTTGAACGATGAACaaagttataaaaatattaatgaagaAAACAACATTAATTCATGCAAAATTTCTTATAATGTAGATGAATGGATTTGTAAATTGTTAAAATGTGAACTATTAAAAATCGAAGAAGTCAAATTAATGTGTGACCTCTTAattgatattttaaaaaatgaagaaaactGTGTCAGAATTAATGTCCCTGTAACGGTTGCTGGAGATATTCATGGACAATTCTTCGATCTTTTGGAATTATTCCATAttg gagGTTTACCACCTGATgtgaattatttatttttaggcGATTACGTAGACAGAGGTTACTATTCGTGTGAGTGTTTTTGCTTAGTTGCATGTTTTAAGATAAAATACCCAAGCAGGGTAACATTATTGCGAGGTAATCATGAGAGTAGACAGATAACAAAGGTATATGGTTTTTACGACGAAtgtataagaaaatataataataacaacataGTATGGAAATATTTAACTGATGTGTTTGATTATTTGCCCTTAACAGCaataataaatgatgagATATTTTGTGACCATGGTGGTATATCTCCATGTTTGCAAACAatagatgatataaataagttGGATAGATTTAAAGAGATACCTCAGGATGGAGCCATATGTGATTTATTGTGGAGTGACCCTGCTGGTCCTGAGGATGAAATAACAGAGGGTTGGAAACCTTCTCCTAGAGGAGCAGGAGTTTTATTTAGTGAGGAAAAAACGGAAGCTTTTTTACGTATGAACAAACTTTCTTGTATATGTAGAGCTCATCAATTAGTACAAGATGGATTTCAATGGATGCATAATGATAAGGTTGTTACAATTTTTAGTGCTCCTAATTATTGTTATCGTTGTGGTAATTTTGCTTCTTTAATGCTTGTAGATGAATTTATGGAAAAAGattttataacatttaatACAGCTCCATTAAGAGCTAATGCTCAAGCTTTAAGAAGAAATGTTCAATATATGTTGTAA
- a CDS encoding splicing factor 3A subunit 3, putative has protein sequence MSQFLIEQIRYLHEEIEVIEKAIAELIDEKVKKKKKNILYDYAINYLVDKIQEKSQLLLEYYNDEDKLKKEEMLFLSGKTGEDKNDVWKNYYERVKYIRDYHKKTNIKKIEIKNSKLYKLEALKCSKYKESFSALEKKGKYIDLNKFYNDFINMKKIKEFRISMFKKKEMASSHNKKKKKSTDNNNNNNNNNVSVENINEFKEMDYVTYLHNFTRFSYIPRYCKYRNEEYKSYVENLLNYMITFFEKINVLVDCKITYKEYEDDFYNKFNNKEIKGWEAFTYDLNFYCNINNKLYASEGTYQSYLKCKNYDNDLKKYLNKKYTVEQLQEIKKNIEKEDMNLARCEYLIQLYANILNKIIQRTIQNIQRKQAYTIDEIQKKKFKEEELEDEKKRKKEYHLLSLMDDNNNNLNNQNNLLHDLQNTNLSISMSDDDSSDISNISNNEEQQKDIDEENEDDNDDNKPIYNPLNLPLGFDNKPIPYWLYKLHGLSKEYKCEICGNYSYFGRATFEKHFYEWRHSFGMKCLKIPNTLHFKEITKIEDALNLYEKLKKQTQMNIFKPDQEVECEDSKGNVMNIKAYDDLKRQGLL, from the coding sequence ATGTCACAGTTCTTAATTGAACAGATTAGATACTTACACGAAGAAATCGAAGTGATAGAAAAAGCAATTGCCGAATTGATAGATGAAAAagtaaagaagaagaagaagaatattttatatgattatgcTATAAATTATTTAGTTGATAAAATACAAGAGAAATCTCAACTACTTTTAGAATATTATAACGATgaagataaattaaaaaaagaagaaatgcTTTTTCTATCAGGGAAAACAGGtgaagataaaaatgatgtatggaaaaattattatgaacgtgtaaaatatataagagattatcataaaaagacaaatataaaaaaaatcgaaataaaaaattcgaaattatataaattggAAGCATTAAAATGtagtaaatataaagaatccTTTTCTgcattagaaaaaaaaggaaaatatatagatttaaataaattttataatgattttataaatatgaaaaaaattaaagaatttCGTATAAGTATgtttaagaaaaaagaaatggcTAGCTCacataacaaaaaaaaaaaaaaatcaacagataataataataataataataataataatgtaagtgtagaaaatataaatgaatttaaaGAAATGGATTATGTTACATATCTACATAATTTTACACGCTTTAGTTATATTCCAAGATATTGTAAATATAgaaatgaagaatataaaagtTATGTAGAGAATTTATTGAATTATATGATAacattttttgaaaaaatcaATGTGTTAGTAGATTGTAAGATAACttataaagaatatgaagatgatttttataataaatttaataataaagaaattaaGGGGTGGGAAGCATTTACTTatgatttaaatttttattgtaatattaataataaattatatgctTCAGAAGGTACATATCAAAGCTatttaaaatgtaaaaattatgataatgatttaaaaaaatatttaaataaaaaatatacagtAGAACAGTtacaagaaataaaaaagaatattgaAAAGGAAGATATGAATTTAGCACGTTGTGAATATTTAATACAATTATATgctaatatattaaataaaataatacaacgAACTATTCAAAATATTCAAAGAAAACAAGCATATACAATTGAtgaaattcaaaaaaaaaaatttaaagaagaagaactagaagatgaaaaaaaaagaaaaaaagaatatcatTTATTAAGTCTAATGGatgataataacaataatttaaataatcaaaataatctTTTACATGATTTGCAAAATACTAATTTATCTATATCAATGTCAGATGATGATTCTTCAGATATttctaatatatcaaataatgaagaacAACAAAAAGATatagatgaagaaaatgaagatgataatgatgataacaaACCTATATATAATCCATTGAATTTACCATTAGGTTTTGATAATAAACCAATACCTTATTGGTTATATAAATTACATGGATTAtctaaagaatataaatgtGAAATATGTGgaaattattcttattttggAAGAGCTACATTCgaaaaacatttttatgaATGGAGACATTCATTTGGTATGAAATGTCTAAAAATACCTAATACTTTACACTTTAAAGAAATCACAAAAATTGAAGATgcattaaatttatatgaaaaattaaaaaaacaaacacaaatgaatatattcaaGCCCGATCAAGAAGTGGAGTGTGAAGATTCGAAGGGAAATGTCATGAACATAAAGGCATATGATGATTTGAAGAGGCAAGGATTACTTTaa
- a CDS encoding thiamine pyrophosphokinase, translating to MKKKYTYIFKRISSKYFSYFNKGTKISCGNKERMTKNHKHYYSTSKEKDDFPHYHNLDFMKYIFSNNNNDKIKDIKTCTSVDSSNPNVCTDIYNYKLITIILNNTLCSQAYEIIKNSNVLICADGGANRLYDLCSTINEKHINNYCMNNNICLEQGIQVNKNDYKKEQIKKKEEQDISNHIIEHTNDKNVIAKQLYDLFNNNNNNKLTINMDTKKKQNKNSMEILPDFICGDFDSIYPHVYKHYKNEGVLFEKCQNQENTDLDKCIEKIKPYIKQNDKILVLGATGNRFDQTCANISSLYKNVQTINNIYLIGENNFIFLLKKGNHVIHINLNPFEKGCALLPIGAKCKVKTEGLKYNLNNEYLSFDSLISSSNEIIQNEVKICNDTPIIWNSQLIK from the coding sequence atgaaaaaaaagtacacatatatatttaaaaggaTTTCTTccaaatatttttcatacttTAATAAGGGTACTAAAATATCATGTGGTAACAAAGAAAGAATGACAAAAAATCATaaacattattattcaactagtaaagaaaaagatgatTTTCCTCATTATCATAATCTTgattttatgaaatatattttttcaaataataataatgataagataaaagatataaaaacatgCACTTCTGTTGATAGTAGTAATCCAAATGTTTGTAcagatatttataattataaattaattactattattttaaataatacattatgTTCACAGGCCTatgaaattataaagaatTCAAATGTTTTAATATGTGCTGATGGTGGGGCTAATCGCTTATATGATTTATGTTCAACAATAAATGAAAAGCATATAAACAATTATTGTatgaacaataatatatgCCTTGAACAGGGTATAcaagtaaataaaaatgattataaaaaagaacaaataaagaaaaaggaaGAACAAGATATATCAAATCATATTATAGAACATACAAATGACAAAAATGTTATTGCTAAAcaattatatgatttatttaataataataataataataaattaacaataaatatggatacaaaaaaaaaacagaataAGAATTCTATGGAAATCTTACCAGATTTTATTTGTGGAGATTTTGATAGCATATATCCACATgtatataaacattataaaaatgaaggtgttttatttgaaaaatgtCAAAATCAAGAAAATACAGATCTAGATAAAtgtattgaaaaaataaaaccatatattaaacaaaatgataaaattctTGTACTAGGAGCTACAGGAAATAGATTTGATCAAACATGTGCAAATAtatcttctttatataaaaatgtacaaacaataaataatatttatttaataggtgaaaataatttcatatttttattaaaaaaaggaaatcatgttatacatataaatttaaatccTTTTGAAAAAGGATGTGCTCTCTTACCAATTGGAGCAAAATGTAAAGTCAAAACAGAGGGacttaaatataatttaaataatgaatatttaaGTTTCGATTCCTTAATCAGTTCATCTAATGAAATTATTCAAAATGAAGTTAAAATATGTAACGATACGCCTATTATTTGGAATTCGcaattaataaaatga
- a CDS encoding telomeric repeat binding factor 1, putative, giving the protein MDLQLLKIKRSILLDEDISPVLIDTKDIEGKAKINKKKIKYKTPVKWEKEETKFLIEGINTYGLSKWSQILQSYNFPEYRFFIYREKKKRNKK; this is encoded by the exons ATGG ACCTTCAACTGTTAAAAATTAAACGTTCCATCTTATTAG atGAAGATATTTCCCCTGTTTTAATTGACACGAAGGATATAGAGGGGAAAgccaaaataaataagaaaaag ATAAAATACAAAACTCCGGTTAAATGGGAAAAGGAAGAAACAAAATTTCTCATTGAAGGAATCAAC ACATATGGTTTATCCAAATGGTCACAAATTCTCCAATCGTATAATTTCCCCGAATACaggttttttatttatagggaaaaaaaaaaaagaaacaaaaaataa